One part of the Parambassis ranga chromosome 8, fParRan2.1, whole genome shotgun sequence genome encodes these proteins:
- the bud31 gene encoding protein BUD31 homolog, whose product MPKVKRSRKPPPDGWELIEPTLDELDQKMREAETEPHEGKRKVESLWPIFRLHHQRSRYIYDLFYKRKAISRELYEYCIKEGYADKNLIAKWKKQGYEILCCLRCIQTRDTNFGTNCICRVPKSKLEVGRIIECTHCGCRGCSG is encoded by the exons ATGCCGAAAgtaaagagaagcagaaaaccACCTCCGGACGGATGGGAGCTTATTGAGCCCACTTTGGACGAACTGGATCAGAAAATGAGAGAAG CTGAAACGGAGCCTCATGAGGGGAAGCGAAAGGTTGAGTCCCTCTGGCCTATTTTCAGGCTGCATCATCAGCGGAGTCGATACATTTACGACCTCTTCTACAAAAGGAAAGCCATTAGCAGAG AGCTGTATGAGTATTGTATAAAAGAGGGATATGCAGACAAGAACCTGATTGCCAAGTGGAAGAAGCAGGGCTACGAGATTCTGTGCTGCCTGCGGTGCATTCAAACACGAGACACCAACTTTGGAACTAACTGCATCTGCAGAGTGCCCAAGAGCAAGCTAGAAGTT GGACGGATCATCGAGTGCACCCACTGTGGATGCAGAGGATGCTCTGGCTAA
- the smcr8a gene encoding guanine nucleotide exchange protein smcr8a produces the protein MIGSPDVVAFTKEEEYGQSYPDPWPLPEEFSVPLHPLADSNPWAKTSYAKFTKDFILISEFSEQVGPQPLLTIPEDPKVCGTFDLNYFSLRIMSVDYQASFVGHPPGSGYPRLSFVEDSRVVLGDSKEGAFAYVHHLTLYDLEARGFVRPFCMAYVAADEKKIMLQFQELSLRFSQASECLKAGNRRAFAKELQRKLRDLEYTHSVLQREEGLQREAGPQRMYSAHAVEKANELANVEKSIYEHRDLLKQISSYHRRPRRDPHAVACQKCMSECLSECEVLLDKYAKLSSPFSYSEKGSRGPEGQVDDQRGEEEPEEDEEEGVKRRPSYTPQLIKAKSAKCFDKRLKTLQELCDETFYEATMELLKETEKSFRGDWCYLHTRRLDKALRRKQKVANFLFEEDLGDDDEDEMGTLRPFCAVNHAIDNFVLLNPPPIVLGPEPLELDSLEPPDPASETSHTQESELGVGESHLESSPSDQTLETQESSEETKGSVSSDKSGLDQAENLQSLASTKSEAPDPYSDLTPDPDQNTDMERESSSDDMETTAGEDEDNGGDQTPVSLLEVVSELEASREDEYEGVNGSALLVPIDTACCMAQEGFLYEAPEVVPGLSQGSPPQPCQTLVVNQEPQALLPLQDDYTVGSPCSESPAAGLELPVGLLGDAVSRASLEDGSDCTMSASTGSDRAASPLGYGGMVTLRQRKKAGQGALRFVRQYPFAMQALWCLLSGRTLVVLGADEGRVRRLVAALALFVPAPGKCGERVQAWLSCPFTLTDLQRWKLIGLQRVASPVGSSMLYSLSRYSRYISILDVDQKTLRCPPYRDQLLANIADHRTYIRRGSTFFLHVQSTLCHLTAKAFLFTFTHHLHLPVSFAEGPEVVEARRRCFLHEQLGLGEEDSQILLYLSQLITQRYLQPDTGSSAAAPCFSFNYTTSVLYKI, from the exons ATGATAGGCTCCCCAGACGTGGTGGCTTTCACTAAAGAGGAAGAGTATGGCCAGTCATATCCTGACCCCTGGCCTCTGCCAGAGGAGTTCTCTGTTCCACTCCACCCGCTGGCTGACTCCAACCCCTGGGCCAAAACCTCCTACGCCAAGTTCACTAAAGACTTCATCCTCATCTCAGAGTTCTCAGAGCAGGTGGGTCCTCAGCCTCTCCTCACCATCCCCGAGGACCCCAAAGTCTGCGGCACCTTCGATCTCAACTACTTCTCCCTGCGCATCATGTCAGTGGACTACCAAGCCTCCTTTGTAGGGCATCCGCCTGGCAGCGGATACCCGCGGCTCAGCTTTGTGGAGGACTCCAGGGTGGTGCTGGGTGACTCAAAGGAGGGGGCTTTCGCCTATGTCCATCACCTTACCCTTTACGACCTGGAGGCGAGGGGCTTTGTGCGGCCCTTCTGCATGGCATACGTCGCAGCAGACGAGAAGAAAATCATGTTGCAGTTCCAGGAACTGTCCCTTCGCTTCTCACAAGCATCAGAGTGTCTGAAGGCTGGAAACAGGAGAGCGTTTGCCAAGGAACTCCAGAGGAAGCTCCGGGACCTCGA GTACACTCACTCTGTGCTGCAGCGGGAGGAggggctgcagagagaggcggGGCCTCAGCGCATGTACTCCGCCCACGCTGTGGAGAAGGCAAATGAGCTCGCGAATGTAGAGAAGAGCATCTATGAACACCGAGACCTGCTGAAACAGATCAGCTCCTACCACCGCCGTCCACGCCGGGATCCTCACGCCGTCGCCTGCCAGAAATGTATGAGCGAGTGCCTGAGCGAGTGTGAGGTGCTCTTGGACAAATATGCAAAACTCTCCAGCCCCTTTAGTTACAGTGAAAAAGGCAGCAGAGGACCAGAAGGGCAGGTTGACGATCAAAGAGGTGAAGAAGAAccggaggaggatgaagaagagggggTTAAACGCAGGCCGTCCTACACGCCACAGCTGATCAAAGCCAAGTCGGCCAAATGTTTTGACAAGCGTCTGAAGACCCTGCAGGAGCTCTGTGATGAGACTTTCTATGAGGCCACCATGGAGCTCCTGAAGGAGACCGAGAAGAGTTTCCGAGGGGACTGGTGTTACTTGCACACCCGCCGCCTGGACAAAGCACTACGCAGGAAACAGAAAGTTGCCAACTTCCTGTTTGAGGAAGACCTCGGTGATGACGATGAAGACGAAATGGGAACACTTAGACCGTTCTGTGCTGTGAACCATGCCATAGACAACTTTGTACTCCTAAATCCGCCTCCTATTGTGCTGGGACCAGAGCCTCTTGAGCTAGATTCACTGGAACCTCCAGACCCAGCCTCTGAGACCAGCCATACTCAGGAAAGTGAGCTTGGAGTTGGGGAGAGCCATCTCGAGTCCTCACCATCAGACCAGACTCTAGAGACCCAGGAGAGCTCAGAGGAGACCAAAGGAAGTGTGAGCAGCGATAAGAGCGGACTGGACCAAGCAGAGAACCTACAGAGTTTGGCTAGTACGAAGTCTGAAGCTCCTGATCCTTATTCTGACTTGACCCCTGACCCTGACCAAAACACTGACATGGAGAGGGAGAGTAGCAGTGACGACATGGAGACCACTGCAGGAGAGGATGAGGACAACGGGGGAGACCAGACACCTGTGTCTTTGCTGGAAGTGGTTTCAGAGCTGGAGGCCAGTAGAGAAGATGAGTATGAGGGAGTGAATGGGTCTGCGTTGCTGGTTCCCATAGACACAGCGTGCTGTATGGCCCAGGAGGGGTTCCTTTATGAGGCCCCAGAGGTGGTGCctggtttgagccagggctccCCGCCACAACCCTGTCAAACCTTAGTGGTCAACCAGGAGCCCCAGGCCCTCCTCCCACTCCAGGATGACTACACTGTGGGATCTCCGTGCTCAGAGAGCCCTGCAGCGGGGCTGGAGCTGCCTGTGGGCCTCCTAGGAGATGCAGTCTCCCGTGCCTCGTTGGAGGATGGTTCAGACTGCACCATGAGTGCTTCCACAGGGTCTGATCGGGCTGCCTCTCCCCTTGGCTACGGGGGAATGGTGACCCTGCGTCAGAGGAAGAAGGCTGGGCAAGGGGCCTTGAGGTTTGTGCGTCAGTACCCCTTCGCCATGCAAGCTCTGTGGTGTCTGCTGAGTGGACGAAcgctggtggtgcttggggcaGATGAGGGGAGAGTCCGCCGGCTAGTTGCTGCTCTGGCTCTCTTTGTACCTGCTCCTGGGAAGTGTGGAGAGAGGGTCCAAGCGTGGCTGTCCTGTCCCTTCACCCTGACTGACCTGCAGAGGTGGAAACTCATCGGATTACAGAG AGTCGCCTCTCCTGTGGGCTCCAGCATGCTTTACTCGCTCTCCCGCTACAGCCGCTACATCTCCATCCTGGACGTCGACCAGAAGACCTTACGCTGCCCTCCGTATCGGGACCAACTCCTCGCCAACATCGCCGACCACCGCACCTACATCCGCCGCGGCTCCACCTTCTTCCTCCACGTACAGAGCACGCTCTGTCACCTGACGGCCAAGGCCTTCCTGTTCACCTtcacccaccacctccacctgcctgTCAGCTTCGCCGAGGGACCAGAGGTCGTGGAGGCCCGCCGGCGCTGCTTCCTGCACGAGCAGCTGGGACTAGGCGAGGAGGACAGCCAGATACTGCTCTACCTCAGCCAGCTCATCACTCAACGGTACCTACAGCCCGACACCGGCAGTAGTGCAGCAGCACCTTGTTTTAGTTTTAACTACACCACCAGCGTTTTATACAAAATCTGA
- the top3a gene encoding DNA topoisomerase 3-alpha — protein sequence MLVVHLIGKSLLRSGLQRFGVQRRYFCAAQSARCPETPQEEADMIRNRAQIKKVLCVAEKNDAAKGISEIMSGGRARRREGMSKFNKIYEFEYHLFGQNVSVAMTSVSGHLLALEFKAPFQKWHSCNPVLLFDAEVEKYCPDNMIQIKRTLEKEARQCQALIIWTDCDREGENIGYEIIDVCKAVKPNLQLFRAKFSEITPNSIRRACETLTEPDVNVSDAVDVRQELDLRIGASFTRFQTLRLQKIFPESLANQLISYGSCQFPTLGFVVERFKAIQAFIPETFYKIKVVHEVEEDMVEFSWKRNRLFNHTACLVLYQICMENPIATVTSVTSKPKSKWRPLPLDTVELEKLASRKLKINAKETMKIAEKLYTQGFISYPRTETNIFPENLALAPLVEQQTHSPNWGTFAQRVLDQPGGPTPRQGKNSDQAHPPIHPTKFTNTLQGNEGRLYEFIVRHFLACVSQDALGQETVVDIDIAQEKFSTSGLMIIARNYLDVYPYDRWSTKLIPVYEQGSQFQPSAIEMVDGQTSPPQLLTEADLISLMEKHGIGTDATHADHIETIKSRMYVGLTADQRFLPGELGMGLVEGYNSMGYEMSKPNLRAELEADLKLVSEGRKDKQSVLQHHIQKYKTVFIESVRKAKKLDEALTPYLGAAQAITEVEQQDMEMPLPVRKCPHCGRDMVLKKKREGNGKYLSCVGYPACKTAVWFPDMVLEVSRDDSICPTCQPRPIHMLKFKFRRGSLPPMMPLEFVGCIGGCDETLREVLDLKYLRAGGGGGGSAGGGQGGGGRGGGHDPHPPPPRPPRALNPNPRPSVPPVPSWTMQPRPPPGGGGASVGTNSDVIVCNCGQEALLLTVRKDGPNQGRQFYKCNAGSCNFFLWADQPSQQGALPAQRTSQPPRPSLGNRNTVGGGRGQDVGDHEREIMCNCNEVAVTRTVQKDGPNKGRTFHTCGKPREQQCGFFQWADENMPPPGGFGGGFNGGDGGRKVKKTVGGVAANKPPAARKPRTCGICHMPGHTRVTCPQR from the exons ATGTTAGTAGTGCACCTCATTGGGAAATCATTGCTTCGTTCGGGACTACAACGGTTCGGGGTCCAGCGGAGGTATTTCTGTGCAGCTCAGAGTGCCCGGTGTCCCGAAACaccacaggaggaggcagacatGATCCGGAACCGGGCTCAGATCAAGAAGGTCCTCTGCGTGGCAGAGAAGAACGATGCAGCGAAGGGGATCTCCGAGATTATGTCTGGCGGCAGGGCCAGGAGG AGGGAAGGAATGTCAAAGTTTAATAAAATATATGAGTTTGAATATCATCTTTTTGGTCAG AATGTATCAGTAGCAATGACATCAGTGTCGGGGCATTTACTCGCTCTGGAGTTCAAAGCTCCGTTCCAGAAATG GCACAGCTGTAaccctgtgctgctgtttgatgcAGAGGTGGAGAAGTATTGTCCTGATAACATGATACAGATTAAG CGGACGTTGGAGAAGGAGGCGAGGCAGTGCCAGGCTTTGATCATCTGGACTGAttgtgacagagagggagaaaacatCGGTTATGAAATCATAGACGTTTGCAAAGCAG tgaagCCCAATTTACAATTGTTTCGGGCAAAGTTTTCTGAGATCACACCTAACTCAATTCGGAGAGCCTGTGAGACACTAACAGAGCCAGATGTTAACGTCAGCGATGCTGTTGATGTCCGGCAGGAACTGGACTTGCGAATAG GTGCATCCTTCACTCGTTTCCAGACGCTTCGCCTGCAGAAGATCTTTCCAGAGTCTTTGGCCAATCAGCTGATCTCATACGGCAGCTGTCAGTTCCCCACTCTGGGCTTTGTGGTGGAGCGGTTCAAAGCTATCCAAGCGTTCATACCCGAGACTTTCTACAAGATTAAAG tGGTCcatgaggtggaggaggacatggtGGAGTTCAGCTGGAAAAGAAACCGTCTTTTCAATCACACAGCTTGCCTGGTGCTCTATcagatctgcatggag AATCCCATAGCAACAGTCACCTCAGTAACCAGCAAACCCAAGAGCAAATGGAGGCCACTGCCTTTAGACACTGTG GAGCTGGAGAAACTGGCCTCTCGGAAGCTCAAAATAAACGCCAAAGAGACCATGAAAATAGCAGAAAAACTTTATACCCaagg GTTTATCAGCTATCCGCGCACAGAGACCAACATTTTCCCCGAGAACCTGGCTCTCGCTCCTCTggtggagcagcagacacacagtccGAACTGGGGGACGTTTGCCCAGCGTGTGCTCGACCAGCCGGGTGGTCCTACTCCACGGCAGGGCAAGAACTCTGACCAAGCCCACCCTCCCATACACCCCACAAAGTTCACCAACACGCTGCAG gGCAACGAAGGACGTCTGTATGAGTTCATTGTTCGCCACTTCCTGGCTTGtgtatcccaagatgctttgggGCAGGAGACGGTGGTGGACATAGACATCGCCCAGGAGAAATTCTCCACCTCAGGACTCATGATCATTGCCAGAAACTACTTGGACGTTTACCCATATGACAGGTGGAGCACAAAG TTGATCCCGGTGTATGAACAAGGCTCCCAGTTCCAGCCTTCTGCTATTGAGATGGTGGACGGACAGACGAGCCCGCCGCAGCTGCTCACCGAAGCCGACCTCATCTCACTGATGGAGAAGCATGGCATTG GCACTGATGCGACTCATGCAGACCACATTGAGACTATAAAGAGTCGCATGTATGTGGGCCTAACAGCAGACCAGAGGTTTCTCCCCGGAGAGCTGGGCATGGGACTCGTGGAgg GTTATAACTCGATGGGCTATGAGATGTCAAAACCAAACCTACGTGCAGAATTGGAGGCGGATCTCAAGCTGGTGTCAGAGGGCAGGAAGGACAAACAGAGCGTGCTGCAGCACCACATCCAGAAATACAAGACAGTGTTCATCGAGTCTGTCAGGAAGGCAAAGAA GTTAGATGAAGCCCTGACACCGTATCTAGGGGCAGCTCAGGCGATCActgaggtggagcagcaggacaTGGAGATGCCGCTGCCGGTGAGGAAGTGTCCACACTGTGGTCGGGACATGgtgctgaagaagaagagggagggaaaCGG TAAGTACCTGTCCTGTGTGGGGTATCCGGCCTGTAAGACAGCAGTGTGGTTCCCAGACATGGTGCTGGAGGTCAGCAGAGACGACAGCATCTGTCCCACCTGTCAGCCTCGGCCCATTCACAT GTTAAAGTTCAAGTTCCGCCGCGGCAGCCTTCCTCCCATGATGCCTCTGGAATTTGTAGGCTGCATTGGTGGATGTGATGAGACGCTCAGAGAGGTGCTGGACCTGAAATACCtgagagcaggtggaggaggaggaggcagtgcaggtggaggacagggaggaggaggaagaggaggaggacatgacCCTCATCCACCACCCCCAAGGCCCCCCCGAGCCTTGAACCCCAATCCTCGCCCGTCCGTTCCTCCCGTGCCCTCTTGGACAATGCAGCCAAGACCTCCACCAGGTGGCGGTGGCGCGAGTGTCGGCACCAACAGCGACGTGATTGTGTGTAACTGCGGCCAGGAGGCGCTCCTCCTGACCGTGCGCAAAGATGGTCCCAACCAAGGCCGCCAATTCTACAAGTGCAATGCCGGGAGCTGTAACTTCTTCCTGTGGGCAGATCAGCcgagccagcagggggcgctgcctGCACAGCGGACTTCACAGCCTCCCAGGCCATCGCTGGGGAACAGAAACACAgtgggaggaggcagagggcaGGACGTAGGTGATCATGAACGAGAGATTATGTGCAACTGCAACGAGGTGGCTGTGACCCGCACGGTGCAGAAAGACGGGCCGAACAAGGGCCGGACGTTCCACACCTGTGGGAAACccagagagcagcagtgtggCTTCTTCCAGTGGGCTGACGAGAACATGCCTCCACCAG GTGGCTTCGGTGGAGGATTTAAtggtggagatggagggaggaaagTGAAGAAGACGGTGGGAGGCGTTGCTGCTAACAAACCCCCCGCGGCTAGGAAACCGCGCACCTGCGGCATCTGCCACATGCCGGGACACACCCGGGTCACCTGTCCTCAGCGGTGA